In Acidimicrobiia bacterium, the following proteins share a genomic window:
- the trpS gene encoding tryptophan--tRNA ligase: MTKQTVFSGIQPTGDVHIGNYLGALRNWVALQGEYDTIYCVVDLHATTVPYDPEELHDSRILTAKLLMAVGVDPSRSLLYFQSQVPQHAELSWILGSMTPLGALNRMTQYKEKAEKVGQMLGLYSYPVLMAADILVHKAHAVPVGDDQTQHLELTRDLADRFNNRFGETFPVPEQITPEKGARIMSLQDPTAKMSKSDGDPRGSVLLLDSADTIVKKFKTAVTDSEREVRYDREKKAGISNLLDILSIYTGRSVDDLVDEYVDAGYGLFKEAVAEVVVDGLAPIRNAFNSLDDQDVSRIMARGALDARTRAEQEMADVRRRVGLGA, from the coding sequence TTTTCTCGGGGATTCAACCGACCGGTGATGTGCACATCGGGAACTACCTGGGAGCCCTCAGGAACTGGGTGGCACTCCAGGGGGAATACGACACGATCTACTGCGTCGTCGACCTGCACGCCACGACCGTGCCTTACGACCCAGAGGAACTCCACGACAGCCGGATACTCACCGCCAAATTGCTGATGGCCGTGGGTGTGGATCCTTCCCGGTCGCTTCTCTACTTCCAGAGCCAGGTACCGCAGCACGCCGAGCTTTCGTGGATCCTCGGGTCGATGACGCCGCTCGGGGCCCTCAACCGGATGACCCAATACAAGGAGAAAGCGGAGAAGGTGGGTCAGATGCTCGGTCTCTACTCCTACCCGGTTCTGATGGCCGCGGACATCCTCGTCCACAAGGCGCATGCGGTCCCGGTTGGAGACGATCAAACCCAGCACCTCGAGCTGACCAGGGATCTTGCCGACCGCTTCAACAACCGCTTTGGAGAGACCTTCCCGGTTCCCGAACAGATCACTCCGGAGAAGGGAGCGCGCATCATGTCGCTGCAGGACCCAACGGCCAAGATGTCGAAGTCCGACGGTGATCCTCGGGGCTCAGTGCTCCTGTTGGATTCGGCAGATACGATCGTGAAGAAGTTCAAGACGGCCGTAACCGATTCTGAGCGAGAAGTGCGCTACGACCGCGAGAAAAAGGCGGGCATCTCGAATCTGCTCGACATCCTCTCCATCTACACGGGGCGATCGGTCGATGATCTCGTCGATGAATACGTCGATGCCGGGTACGGGCTGTTCAAGGAAGCCGTCGCGGAGGTGGTAGTCGATGGCCTGGCCCCGATTCGCAATGCCTTCAACTCGCTCGACGACCAGGACGTGAGCCGCATCATGGCGCGCGGCGCCCTCGACGCCAGGACGCGCGCCGAGCAGGAGATGGCAGACGTCCGCCGCCGGGTGGGCCTGGGTGCCTGA
- a CDS encoding CPBP family intramembrane metalloprotease produces MTEPSTTETELPRFTFGDVVLVALAGFITALIVTGVLAAVGDVGADDIVMSVVVLVPAQYLGQLAVLAWIVRRRNTTFAEGLRFDIQPGDIFYTLAGLALQFALALLFFPLYELAGLDDSGQTIIDVAADSELPLIAMIVLSLTAAVAAPVVEELTYRGVLLRSLTRRVSTRAAILVSSLVFAGLHILSVDLTDPQWLLQFGILVPQLILVAVPLAWLTLKHDRLGPAIFTHAGFNMWLVIFIAGADYFSTLE; encoded by the coding sequence GTGACCGAGCCGAGTACCACCGAGACCGAGCTGCCCCGCTTCACCTTTGGTGACGTTGTCCTCGTAGCGCTGGCCGGTTTCATCACCGCTTTGATCGTCACGGGCGTGCTGGCTGCGGTAGGCGACGTCGGAGCCGACGATATCGTCATGTCGGTTGTGGTATTGGTGCCGGCTCAATACCTCGGGCAACTAGCAGTGCTGGCCTGGATTGTCCGCCGTCGCAATACGACGTTCGCCGAAGGGCTCCGGTTCGATATCCAGCCCGGTGACATCTTCTATACGCTGGCCGGACTCGCCCTCCAGTTCGCCCTGGCACTGCTGTTCTTCCCGCTGTACGAACTGGCGGGTTTGGACGATTCGGGCCAGACGATCATCGATGTGGCGGCGGACTCCGAGTTGCCCCTCATCGCCATGATCGTTCTCTCGCTCACCGCCGCGGTGGCGGCACCGGTCGTCGAAGAACTCACCTACAGGGGTGTCCTGCTCCGCTCGTTGACCCGGCGAGTCTCGACCAGGGCGGCAATTCTCGTCTCGTCCCTCGTGTTCGCCGGCCTCCACATCTTGTCGGTCGATCTCACCGACCCGCAGTGGTTGCTCCAGTTCGGGATCCTGGTCCCACAGTTGATCCTGGTCGCAGTGCCCCTTGCCTGGCTGACACTGAAGCACGACCGGCTCGGTCCGGCCATCTTCACTCATGCCGGATTCAACATGTGGTTGGTGATCTTCATCGCCGGGGCGGACTACTTCTCAACGTTGGAGTGA
- a CDS encoding GuaB3 family IMP dehydrogenase-related protein: MVEIDIGIGKTGRRAYGFDDIAIVPSRRTRDPDDVDISWQIDAFQFELPMLGSAMDSAISPATAVEIGRLGGLGVLNLEGLWTRYEDPEAHFAEIAELTPEKATRRMQEIYLEPIKPELVGRRIQEMKSAGIVTAASLTPQRVGELYRQALEAGLDIMVIQGTVVSAEHVSTQTEPLDLKRFIADLDAPVIVGGCASYSTALHLMRTGAVGVLVGVGPGAACTTRGVLGVGVPQATAIADAAGARIRYLDETGRYVQVIADGGMRTGGDVSKAIACGADAVMIGSPLAAAAEAPGRGSHWGMATFHPTLPRGARVQVGNLGTLQEILTGPAHENDGRRNLFGALRVSMATTGYANVKEFQKAEVMVAPSLQFEGKALQRSQRVGMG, encoded by the coding sequence CTGGTGGAGATCGATATTGGTATTGGCAAGACGGGGCGCCGGGCCTACGGGTTCGACGACATCGCAATTGTTCCGAGCCGTCGCACCAGGGACCCGGACGACGTCGACATCAGCTGGCAGATCGACGCCTTCCAATTCGAGCTGCCGATGCTGGGCTCTGCGATGGATTCCGCCATCAGTCCGGCCACCGCTGTCGAGATCGGCAGGTTGGGTGGACTGGGCGTCTTGAACCTCGAGGGGCTCTGGACTCGCTACGAGGATCCCGAAGCCCACTTCGCGGAAATCGCCGAGTTGACGCCGGAAAAGGCTACGAGGCGTATGCAGGAGATCTACCTCGAACCGATCAAACCGGAACTGGTCGGTCGCCGGATCCAGGAGATGAAGTCGGCGGGAATCGTCACCGCCGCCAGCCTCACCCCCCAGCGGGTAGGCGAACTGTATCGCCAGGCGCTCGAGGCGGGCCTCGACATCATGGTCATCCAGGGAACGGTTGTTTCGGCCGAACATGTATCGACGCAAACCGAGCCCCTCGATCTCAAGCGGTTCATCGCCGACCTCGACGCCCCCGTGATCGTGGGTGGATGCGCCTCCTATTCAACCGCCTTGCACTTGATGCGGACCGGAGCGGTAGGCGTGCTGGTCGGCGTTGGTCCGGGCGCCGCCTGCACGACCCGGGGTGTGCTGGGTGTCGGTGTACCCCAGGCCACCGCCATCGCCGATGCGGCCGGGGCGCGCATCCGCTATCTCGATGAAACCGGCCGATACGTCCAGGTCATCGCGGACGGCGGCATGCGGACGGGTGGTGACGTTTCTAAGGCGATCGCCTGCGGCGCAGATGCCGTCATGATCGGATCGCCTCTGGCAGCTGCCGCCGAGGCGCCGGGCCGAGGCTCCCATTGGGGGATGGCGACCTTTCATCCGACGTTGCCGCGGGGCGCTCGTGTCCAGGTCGGCAATCTCGGCACGCTCCAGGAGATCCTCACCGGTCCCGCTCATGAGAACGACGGGCGTCGCAACCTCTTCGGCGCGTTGCGCGTGTCGATGGCAACTACCGGCTATGCCAACGTGAAGGAGTTTCAGAAGGCCGAAGTCATGGTGGCTCCATCGCTTCAGTTCGAAGGAAAGGCCCTACAGCGTTCGCAACGAGTCGGGATGGGTTGA
- the guaA gene encoding glutamine-hydrolyzing GMP synthase, with the protein MAGESAVLAGQASTGDFDRVLVVDLGAQYAQLIARRVREAHVLSEIVPRDITVEEIKARNPAGIILSGGPASVYADDAYEIDTAIFGAGIPVLGICYGHQLLAHSLGGTVEQTGTAEYGKTELEVSGDSALFSNLPVRQDVWMSHGDAVVAAPEGFAVTASTAGSPVAAMEDRQRGLYGVQFHPEVVHTPRGTELLQRFLYEACGARPTWTRHSIIEQSVDAIRAQVGGENVICGLSGGVDSSVAAALVQKAVGSQLTCIFVDHGLLRAGEAEQVEATFRDAFHVNLIHVKAEDRFLEALAGVTDPEAKRMIIGETFIRVFEDVADDLTDTRFLVQGTLYPDIIESGTKDAAKIKSHHNVGGLPDDMQFELVEPLRDLFKDEVRAVGEELGLPPEIVWRQPFPGPGLAIRIIGDVTRERLDILRAADSIVLEEVRKAGLYNELWQSFGVLPAIKTVGVQGDGRTYAHPLIIRAVTSDDAMTADWARLPYEVLEAMSSRIINEVPEINRVAYDISSKPPATIEWE; encoded by the coding sequence ATGGCCGGCGAGTCGGCGGTGTTGGCAGGTCAGGCCTCAACGGGCGACTTCGACCGGGTCCTGGTCGTCGACCTGGGGGCTCAGTATGCCCAGCTGATCGCCAGACGGGTTAGAGAGGCTCACGTCCTTTCGGAAATCGTCCCCCGCGACATCACGGTCGAGGAGATCAAAGCCAGAAACCCGGCCGGCATCATCCTCTCGGGCGGACCGGCCTCGGTCTATGCCGACGACGCCTATGAGATCGATACTGCGATCTTCGGAGCCGGGATTCCTGTGCTCGGGATTTGCTACGGCCATCAGTTGCTGGCTCATTCACTCGGCGGCACGGTTGAGCAGACCGGAACAGCTGAATACGGGAAGACCGAGCTCGAGGTATCCGGTGACTCGGCGCTCTTCTCCAATTTGCCTGTGCGACAGGATGTTTGGATGAGCCACGGAGACGCAGTCGTGGCCGCTCCAGAGGGTTTCGCCGTCACGGCCTCGACGGCCGGATCGCCTGTGGCGGCGATGGAGGACCGGCAGCGGGGCCTGTACGGCGTACAGTTCCATCCGGAGGTCGTCCACACGCCCAGGGGAACGGAACTCCTCCAACGGTTCCTGTATGAGGCATGCGGGGCGCGACCAACGTGGACCCGCCACTCCATCATCGAGCAATCGGTCGATGCCATCCGCGCCCAGGTCGGGGGTGAGAACGTGATCTGCGGGCTCTCCGGTGGCGTAGATTCCTCGGTGGCGGCGGCGCTGGTTCAAAAAGCGGTGGGGAGCCAGCTGACCTGCATCTTCGTCGATCACGGCCTGTTGCGGGCAGGCGAGGCTGAGCAGGTTGAGGCAACCTTCCGCGACGCTTTTCACGTCAACCTCATACACGTCAAGGCCGAGGATCGCTTCCTCGAGGCGCTCGCTGGTGTCACGGACCCCGAGGCGAAACGCATGATCATCGGCGAGACCTTCATCCGGGTGTTCGAGGACGTTGCGGACGATCTCACCGACACGCGCTTTCTCGTTCAGGGAACGCTCTACCCGGACATCATCGAGTCCGGCACCAAGGACGCCGCCAAGATCAAGAGCCATCACAACGTCGGCGGCCTGCCCGATGACATGCAGTTCGAACTCGTCGAACCATTGCGCGACCTCTTCAAGGATGAGGTGCGGGCGGTCGGCGAAGAACTCGGCTTACCCCCGGAGATCGTCTGGCGTCAGCCGTTTCCAGGTCCGGGTCTTGCGATTCGCATCATCGGTGACGTCACCCGTGAGCGCCTCGATATTCTGCGGGCGGCCGATTCGATTGTCCTCGAAGAGGTTCGGAAAGCGGGCCTCTACAACGAGTTGTGGCAGTCCTTTGGAGTGCTCCCGGCAATCAAGACGGTCGGGGTTCAGGGGGACGGCCGTACTTACGCTCATCCACTCATCATCAGGGCGGTCACGAGTGACGATGCCATGACGGCAGATTGGGCCAGGTTGCCGTACGAGGTGCTCGAAGCGATGTCCTCCCGGATCATCAACGAGGTCCCGGAGATCAACCGGGTGGCCTACGACATCTCATCGAAGCCCCCTGCGACAATCGAGTGGGAGTGA
- a CDS encoding response regulator encodes MDWSDNEELQAIFREEVADRARNLIEGGKSLGGGTLDLDALQALSRDGHTIKGNALVMGFPTIADAGKLLEFTWKELRDGQREPDGELGELLSRVASHLLPTVDIEGRDEPRELLAALTALRAHLGNGGGDAPSGGPKPGNSRPGTSPGLAGEPSEPPPPRGGPASFQPRPDIEVRARHDVEEAEGRASVDLGGLLSTIEGRIIGEATRVDSAKLYQLINRSVEVKLDMEALARGLQGLRLAVAAGPGEIAALASTWENSVARVEQSLDELQSQALDLATVPLREVTDTFPQLANYLGRRTGKELRFELVGDDVEVDRQIVDALREPLRHLLVNAIDHGIEMPRERAAAGKTTIATVSIRASVKDHRLVVTVEDDGRGVDWARVREVAEEESEANAALSDAEVGRLLFAAGFSTLAERSDLSGDGVGLASTSDMAAEMNGGLRLDTTPGGGTIVTLTLPASLALQDVLLVRSDGHQWGIPQVALLATFPISVAEIHPGEDRMELWYEGRALPLSSFASAVGLPETEEFSDIVVLGTRLGPVALTVPQVDGRRQVAVKGLGPVLAGSPHLAGAALLGGGSVVVVVDPDQLSERVRSVPRPVKHRPRVLVVDDSRGVRQLIGAALSGQGFDVVVASNADEAGRELAGSDFDALVVDYQMPGSDGIELIERVRVGSQSMPVIMVSAVATPDDQDRAWKAGVDAYLDKFDLRKGALVDTLRSLLQMRGVPFEERSA; translated from the coding sequence GTGGACTGGAGCGACAACGAAGAACTCCAAGCCATCTTCCGCGAGGAGGTGGCCGACCGAGCTCGAAATCTCATCGAAGGCGGGAAATCCCTCGGCGGGGGAACGCTCGACTTAGACGCGCTCCAGGCTCTGTCACGCGACGGCCACACCATCAAAGGCAACGCATTGGTCATGGGGTTTCCGACCATCGCCGACGCCGGCAAGCTCCTCGAGTTCACATGGAAAGAACTCCGCGATGGGCAGCGAGAGCCAGACGGGGAACTCGGCGAGTTGCTATCCAGGGTTGCTTCCCACCTGTTGCCGACCGTTGACATCGAAGGCCGCGACGAGCCGCGCGAGCTACTGGCGGCCCTGACTGCACTTCGAGCTCATCTCGGCAATGGCGGCGGTGACGCTCCGTCCGGTGGCCCGAAGCCGGGCAACAGCCGGCCCGGCACCTCACCGGGGCTCGCCGGAGAACCCTCAGAACCTCCGCCGCCCCGAGGAGGGCCGGCGTCGTTCCAGCCGCGGCCGGACATCGAGGTACGGGCACGACACGATGTCGAGGAAGCCGAAGGGCGCGCCTCTGTTGATCTCGGCGGATTGCTGTCGACAATCGAGGGGCGGATCATCGGCGAAGCCACCCGGGTCGATTCTGCGAAGTTGTACCAATTGATCAACCGCTCTGTCGAGGTGAAACTCGATATGGAGGCCCTCGCCCGAGGTTTGCAGGGTCTTCGTCTGGCTGTGGCGGCCGGGCCCGGCGAGATCGCAGCCCTGGCGTCCACCTGGGAGAACTCGGTGGCCAGGGTCGAGCAGTCGCTCGATGAGCTCCAGTCGCAGGCCTTGGACCTGGCGACGGTGCCCCTTCGAGAGGTCACGGATACCTTCCCGCAACTCGCCAACTACCTCGGTAGGCGAACCGGCAAGGAGTTGCGGTTTGAATTGGTGGGCGACGATGTCGAGGTTGATCGCCAGATCGTCGACGCTCTTCGAGAACCGCTCCGGCATTTGCTGGTCAACGCCATCGATCATGGAATCGAGATGCCGCGCGAGCGGGCCGCAGCCGGGAAGACGACGATCGCCACGGTGTCGATTCGGGCGAGCGTCAAAGACCACAGACTCGTGGTCACAGTCGAGGATGACGGACGGGGCGTTGACTGGGCTCGAGTCCGTGAAGTCGCTGAAGAGGAGTCCGAGGCCAACGCCGCGCTCTCGGACGCCGAAGTGGGTCGCCTGTTGTTTGCTGCCGGATTCTCAACGCTCGCCGAGCGGTCCGATCTGAGTGGGGATGGCGTCGGACTGGCTTCCACCTCGGATATGGCGGCGGAGATGAATGGTGGCCTGCGTCTCGATACAACTCCCGGCGGAGGAACGATCGTGACGCTAACCCTGCCGGCTTCTCTGGCATTGCAGGACGTACTACTTGTTCGATCCGACGGCCATCAGTGGGGAATCCCGCAGGTAGCGCTTCTCGCCACGTTCCCGATCTCCGTCGCAGAGATCCACCCGGGAGAGGACCGGATGGAACTCTGGTACGAAGGGCGTGCCCTGCCTCTGTCATCCTTTGCCTCCGCCGTCGGACTGCCGGAAACGGAGGAATTCAGCGACATCGTGGTGCTTGGGACCCGGCTCGGCCCGGTGGCGTTGACGGTTCCGCAGGTCGATGGAAGGCGCCAGGTAGCCGTGAAGGGTCTCGGCCCCGTCCTGGCCGGTTCGCCACATCTGGCCGGGGCGGCGTTGCTGGGCGGGGGCTCCGTCGTTGTGGTGGTCGACCCGGACCAGCTCAGCGAGCGTGTGCGCTCGGTCCCGCGTCCGGTCAAACACCGTCCGCGCGTGTTGGTCGTTGACGACTCGCGTGGTGTCCGCCAACTGATCGGTGCGGCACTGTCCGGGCAAGGTTTTGATGTCGTAGTTGCCTCGAATGCAGACGAAGCAGGGCGGGAACTCGCAGGATCAGATTTCGATGCCCTGGTCGTCGACTATCAGATGCCGGGCTCCGACGGCATCGAGTTGATTGAACGCGTGCGGGTTGGCTCTCAATCGATGCCGGTGATCATGGTGTCGGCGGTCGCCACGCCCGACGACCAGGATCGAGCCTGGAAAGCCGGCGTAGACGCCTATCTCGACAAATTCGACCTCCGGAAGGGCGCCCTCGTGGATACGCTGCGCAGCCTGCTGCAAATGCGGGGCGTCCCGTTCGAGGAACGATCCGCATGA
- a CDS encoding response regulator: MKILIADDSPVIRHAVSALLANNGIETVTAEDGIEAIQKFYAELPDLVLMDIQMPRMTGYVACRLLKEDWTVANIPVLILTAHDSAEDRYWSAKSGADGYLTKETLGEDLLSAIRSAYASRALSQLSGEQRTPLKLDEMDVLSRVTQLLDRKLFETTIVNDIVTMATRATDLDSTLEQTMFVIRRFVTYDLAGIAVVGDRLLKLRADSPVTRSSILHFRRLTSGHVEQLAAIPLSPEELTISFSDTEMVTDGEDDGGQWPSFAALALRSHGETVGVLALAAKTPARFPPEVLKTLRMVEHPIAAVLDSARNHQRVLQQEAQASLSSLYETRSDRRALS, encoded by the coding sequence ATGAAGATACTGATCGCCGACGACAGCCCGGTCATCCGTCATGCAGTTTCGGCCCTGCTGGCCAACAACGGCATCGAGACCGTGACGGCCGAAGACGGAATCGAAGCGATCCAGAAGTTCTACGCCGAACTGCCGGACCTGGTACTCATGGACATCCAGATGCCGCGGATGACCGGATACGTTGCCTGCCGCCTGCTCAAGGAGGACTGGACCGTGGCAAATATCCCGGTCTTGATCCTCACGGCGCACGACTCGGCCGAGGATCGATACTGGAGCGCCAAGTCCGGTGCCGACGGGTACCTGACGAAGGAGACGCTGGGAGAGGATCTACTCAGCGCCATCCGTTCTGCCTACGCCAGCCGGGCGCTTTCGCAGTTGTCTGGGGAGCAACGCACGCCACTCAAGCTCGATGAGATGGACGTGCTCAGCCGCGTGACCCAGCTACTCGACCGCAAGCTGTTCGAGACAACGATCGTCAACGACATCGTGACGATGGCCACCCGTGCCACGGATCTGGACTCCACCCTCGAGCAGACGATGTTCGTCATTCGTCGCTTCGTAACCTACGACCTGGCCGGCATCGCCGTCGTCGGCGACAGACTGCTGAAGCTACGGGCGGATTCTCCCGTCACTCGATCGAGCATTTTGCATTTCCGGCGATTGACCTCCGGTCACGTAGAGCAACTGGCGGCCATTCCCCTCAGCCCCGAGGAGTTGACGATCTCGTTCAGCGATACCGAGATGGTCACCGACGGCGAGGATGATGGAGGGCAGTGGCCGTCCTTCGCGGCCCTGGCGCTCCGCTCCCACGGTGAGACGGTGGGGGTCCTGGCGCTGGCTGCGAAGACCCCTGCCCGGTTCCCGCCCGAGGTTCTCAAGACGCTGCGTATGGTCGAACATCCCATCGCGGCGGTGCTGGACTCAGCCCGCAATCATCAACGCGTTCTTCAACAGGAGGCGCAGGCCAGCTTGTCGTCGCTGTATGAGACGAGATCTGACCGCCGGGCGCTATCCTGA
- a CDS encoding HAMP domain-containing sensor histidine kinase, whose amino-acid sequence MFVWSVILGVVAVIVTAIAAYAVYSARRREKAAQLAAERSELIKNEFVAMVSHELRTPLTSIAGFASMLLESWENLPPSEVAEFLGIINSQSEHLSELIEDVLVIPRIETGRLSLELEDVDLSDLAHRVNDFTFQPGMGKEASVAIPGGVLVRADVRRMQQVLRNLLENAKKFGGDQILVEGAFLGDQYMVVVSDNGSGVPDEEVSRIFEQFQQIADGDTRIGTGTGLGLPIARELARAMGGDVWYESRFPMGSRFCLTIPVAPAPAPSAGGVPSETEVYDNRI is encoded by the coding sequence ATGTTCGTGTGGTCGGTCATCCTGGGGGTGGTGGCGGTTATTGTGACTGCCATAGCGGCCTACGCCGTCTATTCAGCCAGACGTCGGGAGAAGGCGGCTCAGCTGGCCGCGGAACGGTCCGAACTGATCAAGAACGAGTTTGTGGCGATGGTTAGCCACGAGTTGCGGACACCGCTCACTTCCATTGCCGGGTTTGCATCGATGCTCCTGGAGTCGTGGGAGAACCTCCCCCCTTCGGAGGTGGCCGAGTTCCTGGGGATCATCAATTCACAGTCTGAACACCTCTCCGAATTGATAGAAGACGTACTCGTGATTCCCCGCATTGAAACGGGCCGTTTGTCGCTCGAGCTCGAGGACGTCGACCTCTCGGATCTGGCCCACCGGGTCAACGATTTCACCTTCCAGCCCGGTATGGGCAAGGAGGCCTCGGTGGCCATCCCCGGCGGAGTGCTGGTCCGCGCCGATGTGCGTCGGATGCAGCAGGTGCTGAGGAATCTGCTCGAAAACGCCAAGAAGTTCGGCGGCGATCAGATCCTCGTCGAGGGGGCGTTTCTCGGAGATCAGTACATGGTGGTGGTCTCAGACAACGGTTCCGGGGTCCCCGACGAGGAAGTGAGCCGGATCTTCGAGCAGTTCCAGCAAATCGCCGACGGAGATACGAGGATCGGAACGGGCACCGGCCTGGGCCTGCCCATCGCCAGAGAGCTGGCGAGGGCGATGGGAGGCGACGTCTGGTACGAAAGCCGGTTTCCCATGGGCAGCCGCTTCTGCCTCACGATCCCGGTCGCCCCTGCTCCCGCCCCCTCTGCGGGGGGGGTCCCGAGCGAAACAGAGGTGTACGACAACAGGATTTGA